The nucleotide sequence GGGAAACCTTGGGTAAAATTTGACATTGCAGGGTAAAGTTGTCGAGCGAATGTAAAACAGCAGGGTAAAATTTGACTTAGCAGGGTAAATTGAGGCATAGGAGGATAAAGTCATGGGTAAAGTGGGGCAATCATAGGGTAAAATTTGACATAGCAGGGTAAAATTTTGCAATCATGGGTAAAATTTGACTTAGCAGGGTAAATTGCGTCATAGGAGGGTAAAGTCATTTGTAAAGTGACACAAACAAGGGTAAAATGGGATATAGCTGGGTAAAATAGGACATAGCAGGGTAAAGTTAGACATAGGAGGGTAAAACAGCAGGGTAAAGTGGGGAAACCTTGGGTAAAATTTGACACTGCAGGATAAATTGCATCATAGGAGGGTAAAGTCATGGGTAAAGTGGGGCAATCATGGCTAAATCAGTCATAGCAGGGTGAGCTATCGCTCAGATTCGTTTGATGAATCTGCATAACCGCTAATCTAAAGTATTAGATGAAGCATTTCAAGCCCGAACAGAAGAAAGCACTGGAACTAGAAATGAGTATGCTAAAGAGCACCGTCGTCGATTTATGCCCTATTTTACCCTGATATGTCCCATTTTACCCTTGTTTGTATCACTTTACCCATGACTTTACCCAAATTTTACCCTGCTATGTCCCATTTTTACCTAGGATTGCAATCTTTTACCCTGTTATGTCCTATTTTACCCATGATTGCATGAGTTTGCCCTGCTATGTCTAACTTTACCCTACAATGTCAAATTTTACCCAAGGTTCCCCACTTTACCCTGCTATGTCAAATTTTACCCTACTGTTTTACCCTGCTATGTCCCTATTTTACCCTTGTTTGTATCACTTTACCCATGACTTTACCCTCCTATGACGCACTTTACCCTGCTATGTATCACTTTACCCATGACTTTACCCTGCAATGTCAAATTTTACCCAAGGTTTCCCCACTTTACCCAATGTCAATTTTTACCCTGCTGTTTTACCCTCTATGTCTAACTTTACCCTGCTATGCCCTATTTTACCCTTGTTTGTATCAATTTACCCATGACTTTACCCTCCTATGACGCACTTTACCCATGTATCACTTTACCCATTTTACCCTTGTTTGTATCACtttaccctaaaccctaaaccctaaaccctagctaCAGTGACTGCTTAAGGAATCAATCTACACCAGGTATCGCATTTTGCTATGTTCTTCATCGATGCGAGAGCCAAGATATCCATGTTGCCGAGACTCATGTGGATTAAGATATCATCGCTGCACGGGGAGCAGAAGGTAGGTCGACCGCTTCGTCGAGCAAGGCAATGTAAGTGTTCCTTGATGCCTAAGGCGTCGTGGGTTCTGTGGCGGCCCCTCCGCGTCGGGACGGAGCTCGAGGGCCTTGGCCAAGCCGGAGCCTGGCGGCACGAGAGACGTGTTCATGGTGTGTTTTGTTTAAGGGTCACGACAATGATCCTTCCACAGGTTCACCTACGGAAACCTTGTTATGACTTCTCCTTCCTCTAAATGATAAGCTTCAATGGACTTCTCGTGACGTCGGGGGCGGCGAACCGCCTCCGTCGCCGTGATCCAAACACTTCACTGGACCATTCAATCGGTAGGAGCGACAGGCGGTGTGTACAAAGGGTAGGGACGTAGTCAATGCGAGCTGATGACTCAAGCTTACTAGCATTCCTCGTTGAAGACCAAAAATTGCAATGATCTATCCCCATCACGATGAAATTTCCCAAGATTACCCGGGCCTGTCGGCCAAGGCTATATACTCGTTGAATACATTAGTGTAGCGTGCATGCGGCCTAGAACATCTAAGGGCATCACAAACCTGTTATTGCCTCAAACTTTCATGGCCTAAACGGCCATAGTCCCTCTAAGAAGCTTGCTGCGGAGGGATGGCTCCGCATAGCTAGTTAGCAGGCTGAGGTCTCGTTCGTTAACGGAATTAACCAGACAAATCGCTCCACCAACTAAGAACAGCCATGCACCACCACCCATCGAATCAAGAAAGAGCTCTTAGTCTGTCAATGCTTGCTATGTCTGGACCTGGTAAGTTTCCCCGTGTTGAGTCAAATTAAGCCGCAGGCTCCACGCCTGGTGGTGCCCTTTGTCAATTCCTTTAAGTTTTAGCCTTGCGACCATACTCCCCCCCAGAATCCAAAGACTTTGATTTCTCATAAGGTGCCGACAGAGTCCTATAAGCAACATCCGCCGATCCCTGGTCGGCATCGTTTATGGTTGAGACTAGGACAGTATCTGATCATCTTCGAGTCCCCAACTTTTGTTCTTGATTAATGAAAACATCCTTGGCAAATGCTTTCATAGTTGTTCGTCTTTAATAAATCCAAGAATTTCACCTCTGACTATGAAATACGAATGCCCCCGACTGTCCCTATTAATCATTACTTCGATCCCGAAGGCCAATACAATAGGACCAGAATCCTATGATGTTATCCCATGCTAATGTATCTAGAGCGATGGCTTGCTTTGAGCACTCTAATTTCTTCAAAGTAACAGCGCCGGAAGCATGACCCAGCCAATTAAGGCCAGGAGCGCATCGCCGGCAGAAGGGTCGAGTAGGTCGGTTCTCGCTATGAGGCGGACCGGCCGACCCAGCCCAAGGTCCAACTACGAGCTTTTTAACTGTAACAACTTGAATATACGCTATTGGAGCTAGAATTACCGTGGCTGCTGGCACCTAGACTTGCGCTCCAATGGATCCTCGTTAAGGGATTTAGATTGTACTCATTCCAATTATCAGACACTAATGCACCCGGTATTGTTATTTATTGTCACTACCTCCCCATGTCAGGATTGGGTAATTTGCACGCCTGCTGCCTTCCTTGGATGTGGTAGACGTTTCTCATGCTCCCTCTCTAGAATCAATCCCTAATTCTGTCACCTATCACCACCATGGTAGGCCCCTATCCTACCATCAAAAGTTGATAGGGTAGAAATTTGAATGATGCGTCGCCGGCACGAGGGCCATGCGATCCATCAAGTTATCATGAATCATCGGATCAGCGAGCAGAGCCCGCGTCAGCCTTTTATCTAATAAATGTGCCCCTCCTAGAAGTCAGGGTTTGTTGCACATATTAGCTCTAAAATTACTATGGCTATCCGAGTAGCACGTACCATCAAACAAACTATAACTGATTTAATGAGCCATTCACAGTTTCACAGTTCGAATTAGTTCATACTTCCACATGCATGGCTTAATCTTTGAGACAAGCATATGACTACTAGCATGATCAACTAGGTAGCACGTCCTTAGTGACAAGCCGGCACCGGCCTCCACATGAGGCGTCGACCGAGCTGGCTGTCATTGTTTCCAAATGGACCAAGCTTTTAGGCATGGGAGGCCAACGCCCTCTGGCCTTCAGTGTAAGCCGCATCTATGACCAAAAGCACAAGTGAGGTTTCCTTGGTGGTGCCGACCGAGGAGGACGACAGCACGAGGCAATGCCACGAGCGCTCTTGAGCCGATGAGGCACACCCAGAGGATGCGCTCGACGTAACCAACATGTAACAAAAGCAACTTCCCATGCAACGGGTAGCAGCACGCAAGCACTTGTTAATGCAGTAGGTAGAAGGTGCCCGCACGAATGAAGGAACACTGGCGCCGGGAGTCGACCGCACATCTGCAGGGGTCCTCCAAGTAGTCATAGGTCTATAGCAGCTCATGTGCCAATGTAGCCACAATAGTTAAGCCATCCAAAGCATCTCTCCGCACTAGGCACGGTGAGTCTACTTGTGAGGATGGCAACCGAAGGTCCGCAGAGAGTGAGAGAAAACCTAAAACTTATGTGAGGATGGCACACGGCAACCGAAGGTCCACAGAGCAGAGAGAGAAAACCAAAACTTATCCAAGGAGGCCACGAGTCATTCCAGCAACACTGTAGGCCACCCAAGCCAGCCAGCGGCCATGTAGCAGCACGCCGAAGTAGGCCGCCTGTAGGCTACTGGCCAGCCACGGAGGCCAGGCATCACCGAAACTCATCGCAGTGCAGGTCACAGTAGCGTGCAGCCACTAAAGGCCACACTGCTGGCCAGCCATGGCTAGGCAACAGCTGGACTGTGGCCAGTCGGAGCTGGCCACGCTCGGCCGCAGGGCCAGCCATGGAGGCCGGTGGTACGTGACCTGACTGTTTGGTGGATCCTCATCGAAAAACTTGTGGTTTCCAACCATTTTACCTGAGGTCTCTCGTAAACCGAACACTCTCCCCATGTTATACCGGGGGGCATCCAGCCCCCCAGGAGTTCTAGGCAGGTTTCTGCACGGTTCCTTCAGACATTTTGGAGGACCTCAGAAAAGGCATCTGATAAGCATTTTTAGCTGTTTTTTGCTCAGAAACGTAGGTTTCCGCTCGAGAGGCGCCCGACAGCAGTTGTTCTTCGTGTATGGACCGAACCTTGGACTTCTCGTGTGGGGCCACCATAGGTGGGTCCCTTGGGCCCCGTGGGCCACCCCTGGTAGGGCCTAGGACCCGTGGCCGTCCATGGCCCATTTGGACCCTGTTTTGCGCCATTTTCGTCTGTTTTTTGCTCATTTTCATTGTGCCCTTCACTTAGACCGACCTAGCCATTTCCATGCATGATTAGCGGCCAACCATGGTCCATTTTTGGTTGGTTTTGGCCCATTTTTGGCACTTGGGGCCCGTACTTGGCCCATCGCGAACCGTTCTGGCCTCACGTGACACGCTCTCTTCCCGATGTCATCTTGCCCTTCGCCCGTGACCCATTTCTGTGACCTCATGAGGCTTATCCGTCACGCTCAATGCGAGTCCTAGCCGTTCACCTAAACCGAAGCCACTTCCATGCGTGATTAGTGGCCCGCACTGTAGATGCATGCTTTAGCCCCGGTGCTGTAATATTTTTAAAACTGCACGTCATAAGTATAGTGGTCCACCTTTTAGTGCCCCACAAAAAAATGTTTTTCATTAACATTATTCATAGTCATGGCAACATTCCATGCTCACTCCTTTTCACCCAGCAAAGGTAGGAGTTCATTTTGTACCTTAGGGTCACCCTCCACCTGCAGTTGATCCTCATCATCCACAAAATGCTACAAAATAAAAGTTTCTTTGTCTAATAAGTCATACAATGCTTCATTTTGTTGGTTCAAAAAATCATGTTAGGTTGTACTAAACCATCTTGCTCTTCATCGTCATGAACCCAATAGCAAGCTGCAGCCAGCCGAAGCTAGCCCCGGCCAGCCACCGGGGGCGTGACTAGCATTCTAGTGGAGCCTCATGAATGGGTCATCGAAAAACTAGTGGTTTCGAACCAATTACTGAGGTCTCTGCTAACCGAACCCTCTCCCCCGAATATACTTGAGGGGCATCCAAGCCCCCTAGGAGTTCTAGCAGTTTTCTGTACGGTTCCTTTAGGCGTTTTTGAGGACCAAATGCATGTGATATGCAGTTTTTACCTAGTTTTTGTTCAAAAACGCTGGTTTTCGTCTCAAAGGCGTCCGATAGTTGTTTTCACAGATGGACTGAACCTTGGACTTTTCATGTGGGGCCACCATTGGTGGGTCCCTTGGGCCCCGTGGGCCACCCTGGTGGGCCCGGAACTCGTGGCTCGTTCCGGCCCGTTTATGGCCTGTTTTGGCCCATTTTTTCACTGTTTTCGCCTGTTTTTTTGCTCATTTTCACCGTGCCCTCACTTAGACTGACTTTGCCATTTCCAAGCATGTTTAGTGGCATGACTTGACCCATTTCCACGCCACATTACCCATTTTCGCCCATTTTTGGCTCGTCTTCTCCATGCCATTAACTTAGACCAGCTAAGCCATTTCCAATCATGATGTATAATAAGCATTATTATTATATAGATCATGAATTGTACCTTTACAATAAATTTAGTTggagataaaaatattaatataaaTTTTAAATATAACTAGTTAataatttaaatttaaaaatgaCTTATTCAGAAATGTGATATTATAAATGTTATAAATAGCTATAAATAGACTTCAAGATAAAAATGACTTAATATAAGCCCATTTGGCGTTTTTCACTCCCCGGGCTCACTCCCCGAGTCCCAAAACGCTGGAAACGAACAAGGCCTCATGTGTCTCCTATCCGTCCGGCCCCCGCCGGCCCGCTGCGTGTGCTAACCTTCCCCGCGCCCTAACTCCTCGAACAAGGCCTCATGTTGCATTCTTTTGGTTGGTTGTTGCATTCATGATTATCCAGATAGCTACCTTTTGTTGGACTCCATGAACTCAGTGTTGATCTTTCTTTGCAGAATGCTAGGTGCGAACTTTTTGAGTGGAATGACCCTGAAATCCCCTCCGATTTTCAGAAGAAACAACTATTGAAGTTGAAGGACAAGGCTACAAGTTTTGAAGCACAAGTAGCTCAAATGGAACAATTGCTGCGGTTGAAGGATAATGATCTTGATATTTTGCTAAAAGAAGTAGCTGAGAAGGATATGTTGCTGCAAGGGAAGAATGATTTGCTTGACAAGTTGGAGAAGGAggtgaagaaggaaaagaaggtgaagaagatttGCTGCTTCCCCACATCACTAGTGATTTTTTCTTTAGTGATCTTTTTAGTCTGTTTGTGCTATCCCTTAGTCTCAAGTGTCAAGTAGCTCAATGAAGTGCATGCAAATAAACTTAGGATGATGGACTGCTGAGCCCTTAGGCTAATGAACTTAGGATGCTGGATTGTATAGCTAGATGCAATCTGAACTGGAGGGGTCGAACTGATGTGATGAATGGTGACTTTTGATGTTCTATTTCTGTCGGATTGTTTCCTGGTGTCATGAACTTAGTAGCTTTCTGTATGAACTTCTGTTTATCAGATACCCACCTGTTGCAGTACCTTCTATTTCTAGGTATCCCCGGAGACACCTCGCTCCTGTGATGCTATTTGATGATGTGTGTGTCTAGTTTTGGCAGAAACAATGGAATGATGGAGCAACTGTTATCCAAATACTAGGCTTAGACACTGCACTGGATCATTTGAGGAATCGTTATCCAACAAAAAAATTATCACTTTTAATAAAAAATAGTTTTTTCAAGAGAACAACGATTATCAGCCTGGTCGGctagggctgaaacgatcgtatacgatcgtggattattactgctggctagttcgatgtgagagaaaaatactgttctggctggaaatttacgatcatttatgatcaagcgaacaggctgtatattaaaacttgacatattACGTTCCAAAACTACACATAAAAACCTaagataaaagaagaaagaaaatttTTATTTAGGTCCTTCTATCACGTTCTTTTCTCAAGGTTTTCATGGATGCAGCCTATGCTCTAGATAAATCGAGCCCATTGAACATGGGAAAAATAGTCAATTCCCGTGCCAAATTTATCGACCAATACCAAAAGTTTGACATTCTGCACGATCAAACGCATCAAAATTAGATCGAAAAACATCTAAACCAATAATCACCTATAACGATGAGGCTAACAACCAGAAGTTAATATACATGCGGGAAGTGTGAAGCATCAATTTTCCTTACATACAGTGACTATTGTTGCCTATGAATAAAATCTAAATAAAGTATAGGAGTTATGAAAAAAAGAACTAACTATTTGAAATTGCAAGATATTTTCATGCCCACTTGTTCTTTTATTTGAAGATTGGGATCATATCCAAATATCCAATATGGAGTTTGGCCAAAAACCCACCGAAAACAGGAGGAGACGAACAACCAAACCAGAAATCCGGCCCCGTGGCTAGAAGCCTAGAATCCACCACCCACGGCACCCATCACCGCAGTCCGTACCCCACGAAAACCGTTCCAAGACCATTCAGAGTCCAGCAGTCCAGCCCGCATAAACTCCCGGCGCAGAGCCGCCCGCCGCCGTCCTCCGTCCCCAATTCCCACGCGGAACCTCCCAATTCCGCACCCACCGTCCTACCGGCGGCCACCGCCGATGGAGACCTAGCAGCAGAGCCGCCCCTACCCCCAACCCAGCCGGACAGATCCACCTCCATGGAGATCGAGCGGATCCGGGAGCTCATCCTCCTCACGCTCCGCGCGCCGCACTCCCGCCTCGCCCTCGTGGGTGGCAATCACACCGCCGCCCGCTTCTGCACCCGCTAAGCTCGCTTCCTCACCCCCTTTCGCGCCAGCCTTCTTCTCATCACCGCCGTCTCAGACGGCAAAAGACTCAGCGCTCTGCTCAGCTCAACCCACGCGTCCGCGATGCCGGCCGACAGCGTCGTGATCCGTTTCCCCGGCCCGCGCGCCCTCCGCGTGCTCGCGCGCTCCGTGCTCTTCGCCGTAGCGCTGCTCTCTCTGCCCTGGCTCCGCACTGCGGAGGCGCCCGCCCGAGGCCGCGCCGTCGACACGTGCGCCGCAGCCGCGGCCCAGGCGGAGCTCCTGCTCCGCGACCTGCGCCAGGAGGGCCTGCTCGTCCACGGCGCCCGCGCCGTCGTcctcggcggcgacggcgactgcGATCCGCCCGCCCCGAAGCAGGACCAGGACAGCGTCCTGCGACCCTTCTCGCTGCGGCGGATGCTGATGATAGGGGACTCGTCAGTGGACTTTCTGCTGGATTTCGGGTACTTCAGCGAAGACGCTGACAGGTTCGCCTTCGCCGATCGGGTGCTCAAGCATGGAGGCATTCTTGCCGCCCCAATTGACTCGCTGAGCTCGTTCAGCTTGCCGCAGAACTACCGCGTCATATACATCCATCGGTTCTCTGTGGCTTTTGTTGGGGTCAAGAAGATTGCCCCCGCCGACGACAACAGCCATGCCGGCACCAGAGCAGAGCTGTCATCACCTCCTCCCCTGAAGGAAGGGGTGCTTTACAGTCAGTCGGCTGAGACTATCAATGGTGAATTCAAGAACATGGCGAGGAAGCTCTTATTACTTTCAGACATCACTGGGACTCCAACGGCGTACAAACGTAAAATGCTGGTGCAGATGCTCCATCAGGATCAGAAGAGTTGATTCTGCATCTTCTTTGGAATGTGAAAAAGGCTGCTACCTGCAGCGGCGCTTTTATGGAGTAAAGCTGCTCCAGCTTCCCTCAAGAGCAGCAACAACACATCAGTTATGAGCTGAACCGACTGCATACAAAGAGAATGCACGGTACTCATTGACAAAGTCAGTGCACCAGCATGAATATTCTTATCAGTTGCAGTCTAGTAAAGCTGTGATTTGTAGTACCTCTTAGCATCTGGTTTGTTCTTGCTGGGTTTTCTTCTCTTTTGAGTTGTTGTTTGCGTGACTTCGCTTGGTAATAAGTTTCTCATCTCATGTATGATGCATCTGTGCTGATCTGTGACGTTCAAAGGTGTCTTCGTGTTCTAGCTGCTGGATCCTTTACTTTGGGCCTGTTTGTGGAGAATGCCCGAGAATGCTTGGAGCCTCTTTTTCCACCAACAACCCTCCATTAGAGGAACCATAGTAAATTTTACAGACAAAGAAAATGATATTTCGAGTAATTTTGTGATGTTCAGACTTCAGACAGCACCAATGCCACCATTCTCCAACAATCACAAGAACATACAGTACAGAACATTGTGCCAAAGGTCCGACCCACCCGAGTTAAAGTTCTTCTGGTTGTGCCAAACGGCCTACCCACCCCAAGTTAAAGTTCTTCTAGTTGTCGGTCGCCATGGGCTGCAGAACTCGGATGATTGTGTCCTCCTGTGCAGGCAGGCGCCAGAGACAATGACAATGGATCACTTCCTGCTGGCTTTGTGTCTTTATTAGCCGAGAAGTCTGGATTTTTTTTTCGAGTAGTCTCGGTCTCGATGACTCGATGCTTTGTTATCAGACTAGGAGGAGGATGTCATGCTGTGGTGGCTACGTTCGTTCGAGGAAGAACGTGCCAAAGCCCGCTCCGTGCGGCTTTCTTGCCGGCTGGATGATCTGGAAGCAAAGGAACGCCAGGACGTTCACTGACTCTAGCGCATCGCCATGAACTCTGTCCAGGCAGATTGTGGACGAGGCTAATACGTGGGTCCAAATAGATTTCAGGCAGTTGACGTCGCTTCTGTTTCTTCAATGAATGAGCGTCCTTCTGTGTCGGGCTTTAGGTCGCCCATGTGTTCTAAAGTTGCGGTTTACCGTTTGCGTCTGCCTCCCTTCATTGGTAATGGGCACAAACGGAATGCGACGCGCCCGTTGCCAACAGGTCGACCCGGTGATCTCACAAAAGACACGATCCAGTGATCTGAGTATAGTTATAGGTTTGCTGGTGTACGTATGGTGTGAGTGTGGTGTGCGTGTGTAGGATTAGTGTTTGTCTGTACGTGAGCAGATACTACAGTTATACCTCGAtgagagacaaaaaaaaaaaaaacagagaaaataATAGAGCAACTACTACAGACAAAAACAAGCATGGTATGTCGTCGTAGGCCGATGTATATGTGATGCCAGAATTGAGCTATCATCGGTCATCAGTCATCACCAGCTGCCCTGAAGGAAGGAGTGCTACGCAGTCAGCCACCTGAGACCGGCAGCCATGACCCAAAGTATTGTTGGTTGATTTggtgtaagaaaaaaatattgttcgttagctggaaacaagcccaaacgaacagggctccGTCAGGATCAGAGTTGAATGTGAACACTGAACAAGCTGCAACCAACAGCGGCGGGCGGTGCTTCGCCTGCTAGATAAGTTGTTCCATCTTTCcgggacagcagcagcagcacatgaGTAACGAGCTAAGCGATTGCATACGCAGTAGGCAGTGCGCATGGTAATCGGCAAAGTTCAGCCATATTAGCTTAAAAAAAGAAATCCGACAAAGAAACCGAGACTCTGGTAATTTTGCGCTGTTCAGACTTCAGGCTTCAGAATTTAGACAGAACCATGTGTCTCCAACAATTGCAAGAATATACAGAAGAATCTGCCACAAGGCCGACTTATTTCCACGATTACACGACCAACAAAACTTCTTCCTTTACAATGAAAGAGACCACATAGCAACCCTCATTCCTCAGCAGCACCAACAAATGCACATTGTGCAGTAATACATCGTACAGGATTACAAATGGCACAACAGAAACCTCAAAAACCATGAATGGAAGTACACCAAAGAATGCTGGGCTGAGGGAATCTCAAGTACCCTTGATCACAACAACAGGGCAGCCCACATGGTTGATACAGTAGTTGCTCACACTGCCCAAGAACACCCTGTACAAAGGAATCGATTCATCAGATATTCAGATTGCGGCTTCGATTTGATACAGAAATCGGACAGCAGAAGAAGAGCAGAGTCAGActatcaggcacatgtcaactgtAAACAGGCAATAGTATGACTGTCAGGCACTTGTATAATTGACATAAAGGGCtgatgtcaaaaaaaaaaaaaaaacctgacATAAAGGGTTTTCAACTGGTTGTCAAACTTGTAACGAAACTTTGCAGAACGCTGGCAGCACTCAGACTACAGTTCCAGCGGCAAAAAGGACTGTTCACTGACATCCTAGCAGAAAACTGAGCCACTGCACAAACCAGAGCAGGGTGTTTTAACTTTCTTTGGTGTTATGTGTACATGATATACACAGAAGAATGCTAAGCCCAAATACTGCCTCTTTGATCATGACAAACATATAAAGGGATTCATAATTGAACAAATGAAGTATTATGTTTCAACATCAACAAGTGATGATAAGCATAGCAACATTTTTTATGCAACTGAACTTGTCAAAACAGTTTGAAACTGTCATCCACTGATGAGAGAACAGATTAAAAACCAGAACTTCCTTGCAGCTCACATTGTGTATTTAAGCATTATGTCATTAGCAACGATTCTCAAATATGTAAAACTTTGCTAATTTACCAGCGACATGTCTCGAAGTGGAAGCTACAACTCATGTAAATTTTGCGTGCTGTTGCAATTTAAGTTAGGATTTAGCTCTGCTCAGTGCACCTTTTTTAATCCTTGTTGTGATGCTGATGCCCACAAACATTTCCCTTGGCAGGTAGTCCAGCCAGCTCTTTATTCAATCTATATGTAACCTCACATTTAGCTTCCATCATGCAACCTCACAGTGACTTGGCCatgtcaagctcctcctcctcctccctcgagTACTTCATATGTAGCCGTACGACATGAGCTCTTCTATTTGCTGGATCTGCATGTATGTCAACATGTAGAAGGCATACAtgcatggtagatcaaatcactCACTTGGAGGTGATGGGTGGTCCCGTGCTCCAAGTCTAGGTGCCTCGTGATATTCCCACGGGAACCGATGCAGCCTCGTCATCGTTGGCACCATCTTCTAGGGCCACATTGCGTCGGAGCTGCCCCTCCCTTACGCAGTCGATGCATCATTCGTGGCCAAAGAAGCGACTATGAACATCACCTCGTCCTAGTGCGACGAGAAGGCCAAACTAGGAACCTCCCCTTCGACCTGCCGTGCATATCAAAATCTATCGAGGGTAGCCGATAGTGGGTGAGAAGGAGGCAATGATGAGGGTGTGACACAAAGATCCTGACCATGGCTAGCCCTCTTGGTGGCAGAGAGATGCTTGATGTTGGGGGAGGCGACAATAGATGTCTCGCTCAGATTGGGGCACTCAAGATCTTGGCCATCCAAATCTGCATGGGCGGTGCCGTCCGAGATTATGGGGAGGGGGAGCTAGGGCGGCGAAGTTGAGGCCATCATCTATGACGTGGGCGGCAGTGGTTCACAgagtgtgggggggggggggggggggggggggggggggtagcgaTAGAGGGTGATGggcgggaggagagagagagagaggtatacAACGGTTCACGGGGTGGAGAGTGAGTGAGAGGTGGCTAGGGTTTCTCTCACCCTCTTTTATATAGTCCGAGGTCCGTATGTAACCTCACAAACATTTCCTCTTTATTCAATCTATATGTAACCTCACAAACATTTCCCTTGACGTTGCAGGTAAGCCCTTGTGGAAGCTAAATGTTGTTGCTTACAGGTGCACATCATCATCTATCTACTACTATATACTTAAGATTAAGATAATGTTGCTTTCTGATGGAGTACTAGCTAGTTTAGAAAATTACTAGTAGCTGGCTCGCTTCCTAAACAAGTCACGTGTTATGATATTGATCGGGCACAGAGTCTGTCCCAGTTAGGCAGTACAGCATCGAAATCAGCAGTAACTTTAGCTAAGCAAAGCACAAGGGAAAGGCAGAATCTCTGTTTCTACCTCTGGAGCGGCCCAATGGCACGGCAGCCCATGACGAGCAGATCGGCCTTGCGATTGGCCGCCACCTCGCAGATCTTCTCCTTGGGGTCCCCGACCACCACCTCCGTCTTCACCTCCACCTTCATCGAGAAACAATCCCCCAATCAGTGAAACCGGAAAAAGGGGCGAGGACTGAAATTGAAGAACAGATCGGTCCTCGCTTCCCCTCCTTACATTCTTCTCGGAGCAAATCTTCAGCGCGTGCTCCAGGATCGCCTGCGTGATGCGCCGCTGGTGCGCCTCGATGGCCTGCGTGAACGCCGGCACCTCGACCCCGCCTGATCAACCAACCAACGCCGATTGATCAGATG is from Miscanthus floridulus cultivar M001 chromosome 7, ASM1932011v1, whole genome shotgun sequence and encodes:
- the LOC136464555 gene encoding uncharacterized protein, whose product is MPADSVVIRFPGPRALRVLARSVLFAVALLSLPWLRTAEAPARGRAVDTCAAAAAQAELLLRDLRQEGLLVHGARAVVLGGDGDCDPPAPKQDQDSVLRPFSLRRMLMIGDSSVDFLLDFGYFSEDADRFAFADRVLKHGGILAAPIDSLSSFSLPQNYRVIYIHRFSVAFVGVKKIAPADDNSHAGTRAELSSPPPLKEGVLYSQSAETINGEFKNMARKLLLLSDITGTPTAYKRKMLVQMLHQDQKS
- the LOC136464556 gene encoding uncharacterized protein; the encoded protein is MATGNLASVVVAVDGSEESMNALRWALDNLRLRPDGELAVLHVQPPPNIAAGLNPAPIPFGGPSGVEVPAFTQAIEAHQRRITQAILEHALKICSEKNVEVKTEVVVGDPKEKICEVAANRKADLLVMGCRAIGPLQRVFLGSVSNYCINHVGCPVVVIKGT